Below is a genomic region from Sorghum bicolor cultivar BTx623 chromosome 9, Sorghum_bicolor_NCBIv3, whole genome shotgun sequence.
TCGGTATGTTTGTACATTTTTTGTtaaaaaatgtttttttttcctgtAGTTGTTGCTTAGAATTTGTCTTCAAATTTTGTTTCACAATCTCCTTGACTGCCTGCAGGTTGCATATCAGAAAACACTCAGCTGCTAAATTTTGTTCGGAAGACATTTCTATCTCATAATTACATGGTGCTGCTTGTGTTTCCCACTCTTTCCATCTTCACGGCAGTTAAAAGAGCTGGAGGGCTGATGAATCCACAGACGAGATGCCATGTTACTCATTTGGCAAACAAACGATATGTCATTAAAAGTTTTTCTTGGGGGCAGCCGGCAGTATAATGTATTGAGATACTTGTAGTTCACTATATGCGGCACGCTTTGTGTAACCTAAACTTCATTTGCAATAATGGAATTAGCTTGAGTTAGCCTGGCATCTGATATACTTCGAAGCAATAGAAATTTTGGTACGGTTGAGCTTTGTTAAAGCTCAGGTGATGCAGAGTCTGCAGTATAAGATTTGTCATCCTCCGTTTCACGATGCTGTCGATGCACCACACATATCATTTGTCGAATTGAATCGTATAGACGCCACTGGAAGCCGTTCATGAATGTTCGACTACTATGGCTTCCATGAATGTTCCCAGGCCCGCCGCCCTCCCCTATCGTCGTCTTCATCATCTAAAGATAACTGTGATGAACCCAGCCAAGCGCAGACTTTCTGTGTGTGTCAACACTCAAGCATAGGTTTTACAGACAAAACGCTCCAGTAGCATTTACTTCTAAATTTCTAATACTGCCCAACCTGGTAGCGGTAACAACAGTAGTACAAAACTGAGGCCACTGGGACGACAGGTCGCGTGGGCAAGAGAGATGGACCATCAACCATTGCCGCGAAACGACCTGTAGGTGTACAATCTCATTTTATTAACGGATACCAGGCTCAAAATGGCTCTCTACAAAGACAATACATAATGGTTATAATCCAGGAATACACTCAATATACAGGGGAAAAAAAAACCTAGAATCCTGTGCATGCCCACGATCAGCAGAACACGCAAGATCTAAAAGATAACTCAATGTCCCCTCCAATCTCCACTCGGAAGGACGGCACAAGGCAACCCACCCTAGGCCAGGTGCTGAATCTTGCGCTTCAGCCACATGGCGCGCACATCGCCGCTGAGGGAGATGAAAATTTCCCGGTTGCCTGGCTGCAGGAAGACATCGGGGGCAACTGATTTCTCCACCTGTGACAGCTCCACCATGCCGTTCAGGATCTGGACGCACTTCGATATGCTGTAGCTGTCCTCGTGCTTGGATAGCTGCCAGTCATGGTTTGAGTTCTTGTAGTTTGCAGAGTCGTCCATCACCCTGTCATTGCTGTTCCTCTTGTTGGCACAATGCTGCCACGAGCGGGGCAGTGCCTGCCACTGGGATATCGCCTGTGGGAACACATGTGTGTCTCTGCTTGAGACCCTAAGATGAGGTGGGGTTTGGTGGAAAGAAGACTCCTTCGAGATAGGTGATTGTAGACGAGGCGAGCGCTCCACAACAAAGTCATGTTCACCCTCGCTGTGATCCAAATCAGCACCAGTATATAGATAGCGCTTACTATCATCAGCTATTATGCCTTCTGCAGTAGGGAAATCATCATTAGTTAGTATATAACAATAGCACCACTACATATGTACTGACAAAAGATTACttgtataattagaacaatatatAAAAGTATTCCGTATGTACCATTTTTCCCAAAAGGATTCTGGCAATCGTCACAACGGCAAAACAAGGAACATCCGGTCCCATCCTGTCCATAACAGTAAGTTTCGTAATCTTGTCTCACCTATTGAGCAAAGAACTTGAGAAAAAGATGAAACCTGGTAGCAATCACAGTATTTCTTTAGGCAACTTGATTTCTTGCAGTTGCAACCTCTCCTTGGtggagttgaagaagaagaatggtGAGCATCTTCCTATAGGTGACAGAATATTGAAAATTTAATTAAGCCTAACAGAAATTTAAACGGTGCGATATCATTTAACTCAGTTGGGATAACAACCATAGGTTCAGCATTTGCCTCAGGTCTCCTATTAATTTTCATTGACATACGCTTCTGTCTTGAAAGTAACACCTTGCGAGTAGTCTGAACTGTTTCTGAAAAAGCTTCTTTGTTGAAACATGGTTGGCAGCCACACTTATCAGAACAATAACCACCTCCAGAAAAACATGGGCAATAGCTGCAGATGCAAAGGGTGATAATGTATTTATGAGATCCACAAAGCTGTGAGCAGGTGTTAGTAAATAATAACTAACAGCACAGGAAAAAAAATGAATGCACTTCACATGGCAACAAATTAGGAATTTGAGACGCCGACAATGAAAATGAACCAAAAGTCCTTTAGATATTTCCATAGCTCTATATAACAGCCAGGTTCCTACTTCACGTGATCACGTCTGATGCACTTCACATTCTCGGCCAGGTTCCAAACTGGCCCAGTTGAAGACAAACCCTATATCATCTCCCCTTCACCTCACGCCAAACAAGCCCACTGCCGCTCCTCTTCTACCTCCCTCCTCTCTCATATTCCCCatcaccccaccccaccccaaaTCCCCATTTCCTTCTCTCCCTCTAAGCAGAAATATGACAGCGAGACTGAGAGGCAAGGGGTGAGCAGCAGAAGCAGATCAAGGGTGGCAGCAAGGGCGAACTTGAGTGGCGGTGGTGGGCGGAGCCTAAGGCTTCTTAATCTGCTCCCTCCTCCCCCTCTCAATTCAAGGCAGTGGCTGCTAGGGCCTTCAACATAGTCGAAGGCTCAACGGCCAACTCCACCAGTTGACCACCAAGTCTGAAGCAGCTCAAGAGGGCAATTGTGCTCTGGGTATTGGTGGCAAGGGCAAAATtgtgtggcggcggcggtgttTAGATCCGCAAAGGCAATCGCTTGGATCTAATCCTAACCCAGCCCAGGAATGGACTGATCTCAGGCTCCTCAACATGGCGGCTATCCAATGCCTACCCAAGTGACACCCAGCTCCACCAGCCGCATGTCTACAAAGCAACATACAGTCATGTCATTCACCCTAGGTCGACTGGACTCCTTGGCATTGAGGTAACATACTGAACTGCTTTTTAGGAGTTCCATATAGTTCACAGTTTCATCAATAGCATAGACTGGCAGATAAAATCCATAGTAGGGGCATACGGCTGTGACCAAAGTTTTTTCTTCCAATCATTTAGCTAAGGAATGAAAAGAAATACCCGAGATATAACTAACAGGGAATGGGGTTCTCAAACACTGGCTCATTGGGCACCAACAAAACAACACCTAAATTTCCAATCATTTAGCCTAACATCATTTTGATCTACACAGTTTGCTCCACACAGCAGTAGAATAAGAAGATGCTGATTCCATCTTAAGAGGAAATTAGTAAGTATGACTACCACATATGTTGTCCTATCTTGAGCTCCATGGTTCAGACTTCAGAGTGTACTAGAGACAACACACAACGGGACCCTGAAGTAATCAAATAATGTGCAACAGCGCAAACAGATGCCAAAAATACGTTTTTGATTTATTTTGGGAACAGAACACTCAAATTTCACAAATACCTGAAATTTACATTGCCTACTGAGAGAAAGATGCAGCTTATTGAAAGAACAGCCTAAGAGAATTAGACAACAAACTACAACCAAAATTCTGACTTCAACCACTGATTACAAGGAACTAAATCAATAAAAATCCGCAACAATCCCCTTCCTATGTAGACAAAATGGATGCAAATCGCATAGTATCCAGCATTTCGTCCCTCCGCTCTCTAAATTAAACAGATAAGGATATTAATCGCGACAGGAAAAACTGACTCCGCCCTGAGACTGGCCATTAGAACAGAAACGAAACGGTCGAAACAGTAGGTTCCTTACAGCTTCAAGCATCTGGACTTCTTGCAGGCGCAATGCTT
It encodes:
- the LOC8080093 gene encoding protein tesmin/TSO1-like CXC 3 isoform X2 codes for the protein MEATPISVKPPSPALAAPPPATLGPRDMPTHAVGGTELEPSSMNQLAIAPDPKRQRVEEAADGNGCKHCACKKSRCLKLYCPCFSGGGYCSDKCGCQPCFNKEAFSETVQTTRKVLLSRQKRMSMKINRRPEANAEPMEDAHHSSSSTPPRRGCNCKKSSCLKKYCDCYQNPFGKNEGIIADDSKRYLYTGADLDHSEGEHDFVVERSPRLQSPISKESSFHQTPPHLRVSSRDTHVFPQAISQWQALPRSWQHCANKRNSNDRVMDDSANYKNSNHDWQLSKHEDSYSISKCVQILNGMVELSQVEKSVAPDVFLQPGNREIFISLSGDVRAMWLKRKIQHLA
- the LOC8080093 gene encoding protein tesmin/TSO1-like CXC 3 isoform X1, with the protein product MEATPISVKPPSPALAAPPPATLGPRDMPTHAVGGTELEPSSMNQLAIAPDPKRQRVEEAADGNGCKHCACKKSRCLKLYCPCFSGGGYCSDKCGCQPCFNKEAFSETVQTTRKVLLSRQKRMSMKINRRPEANAEPMEDAHHSSSSTPPRRGCNCKKSSCLKKYCDCYQDGTGCSLFCRCDDCQNPFGKNEGIIADDSKRYLYTGADLDHSEGEHDFVVERSPRLQSPISKESSFHQTPPHLRVSSRDTHVFPQAISQWQALPRSWQHCANKRNSNDRVMDDSANYKNSNHDWQLSKHEDSYSISKCVQILNGMVELSQVEKSVAPDVFLQPGNREIFISLSGDVRAMWLKRKIQHLA